The following coding sequences are from one Devosia yakushimensis window:
- a CDS encoding cytochrome b/b6 domain-containing protein, translating to MTEQTSHKGKGPLIYRQSIWTRVTHWVWAICLFFLLLSGLQIFNAHPALYIGQQSGFEFDNAVLEIGAVNTDAGARGQTTIFGRTFDTTGVLGMSGSAERPQFTAFPGAVTIPSYRDLATGRVVHFFFGWVFVLTMFVWFLASFINGHIRRDIVPLGADLKAVPADIAAHARLRFHHGRRYGPLQKLSYFTVFFILFPLIVLTGLTMSPGINAIAPFLLDIFGGRQTARTIHFIVMLALVGFFIIHIIMVLAAGPFNELRSMITGWYRASPGTPASQGDKP from the coding sequence ATGACGGAACAAACCAGCCATAAGGGCAAGGGCCCGCTGATCTACCGCCAGTCGATCTGGACGCGGGTGACCCATTGGGTCTGGGCGATCTGCCTGTTCTTCCTGCTGCTGTCGGGGCTGCAGATCTTCAATGCCCATCCCGCCCTCTATATCGGGCAGCAATCGGGCTTTGAATTCGACAATGCCGTGCTTGAGATCGGCGCGGTCAATACCGATGCCGGGGCGCGCGGGCAGACGACCATTTTCGGCAGGACGTTCGATACGACCGGCGTGCTGGGGATGAGCGGTTCGGCCGAGCGGCCGCAATTCACCGCCTTTCCGGGCGCCGTCACCATTCCCTCCTATCGGGACCTGGCGACAGGGCGGGTGGTGCATTTCTTCTTTGGCTGGGTGTTCGTGCTGACCATGTTCGTCTGGTTTCTGGCCAGTTTCATCAATGGGCATATCAGGCGGGACATCGTGCCTTTGGGGGCTGATCTCAAAGCAGTGCCGGCCGATATTGCGGCGCATGCCCGGCTCCGGTTTCACCATGGCCGCCGCTATGGGCCGCTGCAGAAACTCAGCTATTTCACCGTGTTCTTCATCCTCTTCCCGCTGATCGTTTTGACCGGGCTCACCATGTCGCCAGGGATCAATGCCATCGCGCCCTTCCTGCTCGATATTTTTGGTGGGCGGCAGACGGCGCGGACCATCCATTTCATCGTCATGCTGGCTCTGGTGGGCTTTTTCATCATCCACATCATCATGGTGCTGGCGGCGGGACCGTTCAACGAGTTGCGCTCGATGATCACCGGCTGGTATCGCGCCAGCCCCGGCACGCCGGCCAGCCAGGGAGACAAGCCATGA
- a CDS encoding ThuA domain-containing protein, whose product MRSALIVYGGWEGHDPEECAAIYRRWLHEDGFAVRTATETSAFADPSIHDLSLIVPIYTMSKIAPEEVANLSKAVQGGVGLAGHHGGMSDAFRDAVDYQFMVGGQWVAHPGNIIDFTVDVTKPDDPIMAGISSFPYTSEQYYMHVDPSNEVLATTTFSGEYAPWIDGVVMPVVWKRRHGAGRVFHSTLGHSVKEFDVPEMATILRRGINWAAREDMQA is encoded by the coding sequence ATGCGCAGTGCTTTGATTGTTTATGGTGGCTGGGAAGGCCATGACCCCGAGGAATGCGCGGCCATCTATCGCCGCTGGCTGCATGAAGATGGCTTTGCCGTACGCACCGCGACCGAAACCAGCGCCTTTGCCGATCCGTCCATTCACGACCTGTCGCTGATCGTCCCGATCTATACGATGAGCAAGATCGCCCCCGAAGAGGTGGCCAATCTCAGCAAGGCGGTGCAGGGCGGCGTGGGCCTTGCGGGCCACCATGGCGGCATGAGCGACGCCTTTCGCGATGCGGTCGACTATCAGTTCATGGTGGGCGGGCAATGGGTGGCCCATCCCGGCAATATCATCGACTTTACGGTCGACGTGACCAAGCCGGACGATCCGATCATGGCGGGGATCAGCTCGTTTCCCTATACGTCCGAGCAATATTACATGCATGTCGACCCCTCCAACGAGGTGCTGGCAACCACCACGTTCAGCGGCGAGTATGCGCCATGGATCGATGGGGTGGTGATGCCCGTGGTGTGGAAGCGCCGGCATGGGGCGGGGCGGGTGTTTCATTCGACGCTCGGCCATTCGGTCAAGGAATTCGATGTGCCCGAGATGGCGACCATCCTGCGCCGCGGTATCAACTGGGCGGCGCGTGAGGATATGCAGGCTTAA
- a CDS encoding DEAD/DEAH box helicase, which yields MRHEAQKDQTLTDFISLGLPSVLTDSLTAGGFTVPTKIQTQAIPKLLEGKDLMGIAQTGSGKTAAFGLPILAGILTLTGKARPMTTRALILAPTRELAVQIDENIRKFAGSKMALSTVLVLGGVSRYHQVQKIAKGVDVVVATPGRLKDLMDDGKIKLNETRWLVLDEADRMLDMGFIAPVKHIAKAIGQRRQTMLFSATMAPEIADLAKGLLNDPVRVDASVAGSTVVKIDQRVILSGAKAKRGVLNELLASETENMERVIIFSRTKHGADRVAKNLDLDGHKAAAIHGNKSQNARQNALKGFASGEVRILVATDIAARGIDVPGITHVVNYELPDDPENYVHRIGRTGRNGASGIAITLCDSTERGKLRDVERLIRRTLPVSGDLSLGNTTGVNEAPRSAYKKPNGGRPGPRSARNPKNGAVDRRSPAERRPFAEFGKEANKAGQHHQPSEAPRARTDGQVNRVRRDHETGKPVGAKPEAAKKQRWGKAQKDAARTNGRSNADRQRGRAAS from the coding sequence ATGCGCCATGAGGCGCAGAAAGACCAAACATTGACTGATTTTATCTCCCTCGGCCTGCCCAGCGTTCTGACCGACAGCCTTACCGCTGGCGGCTTTACCGTGCCCACCAAAATCCAGACCCAGGCCATTCCCAAGCTGCTTGAAGGCAAGGACCTGATGGGCATTGCCCAGACCGGTTCGGGCAAGACGGCTGCTTTCGGCCTGCCGATCCTGGCCGGCATTCTCACCCTCACCGGCAAGGCACGCCCCATGACCACCCGCGCGCTGATCCTGGCGCCGACGCGTGAGCTGGCCGTGCAGATCGACGAAAATATCCGCAAGTTCGCCGGCTCCAAGATGGCGCTTTCCACCGTACTCGTGCTGGGCGGCGTGTCGCGCTACCACCAGGTGCAGAAGATTGCCAAAGGCGTCGACGTTGTTGTCGCCACTCCCGGGCGTCTCAAGGACCTGATGGATGACGGCAAGATCAAGCTGAACGAAACCCGTTGGCTGGTGCTCGACGAGGCCGACCGCATGCTCGACATGGGCTTCATCGCCCCGGTCAAGCACATTGCCAAGGCTATCGGCCAGCGCCGCCAGACTATGCTGTTCTCGGCCACCATGGCGCCCGAAATCGCCGACCTGGCCAAGGGCCTGCTGAACGATCCGGTGCGCGTTGACGCTTCGGTTGCCGGCTCCACCGTGGTCAAGATCGACCAGCGCGTGATCCTTTCCGGTGCCAAGGCCAAGCGCGGCGTGCTCAATGAGCTGCTGGCCAGCGAGACCGAAAACATGGAACGCGTGATCATCTTCTCGCGCACCAAGCATGGCGCCGACCGCGTCGCCAAGAATCTCGATCTCGACGGCCACAAGGCCGCGGCCATCCATGGCAATAAGAGCCAGAATGCCCGCCAGAATGCGCTCAAGGGCTTTGCCTCGGGTGAAGTCCGGATCCTCGTCGCGACCGATATCGCGGCGCGCGGTATCGACGTGCCCGGGATTACCCATGTGGTCAATTACGAGCTGCCCGATGACCCGGAAAACTATGTGCACCGCATCGGCCGCACCGGCCGCAACGGGGCTTCGGGCATTGCCATTACCCTGTGCGATAGCACCGAGCGCGGCAAGCTGCGCGATGTCGAGCGGTTGATCCGCCGCACGCTGCCGGTGTCGGGCGATCTGAGCCTGGGCAATACGACCGGCGTCAACGAAGCGCCGCGTTCGGCCTACAAGAAGCCCAATGGTGGCCGTCCGGGTCCGCGCTCGGCACGCAATCCCAAGAATGGGGCGGTGGATCGCCGCTCGCCGGCCGAGCGCCGTCCCTTTGCCGAATTCGGCAAGGAGGCGAACAAGGCCGGCCAGCATCACCAGCCTTCCGAAGCGCCGCGTGCGCGGACGGATGGGCAGGTCAACCGCGTGCGCCGCGACCATGAGACGGGCAAGCCCGTCGGTGCCAAGCCGGAAGCCGCCAAGAAGCAGCGCTGGGGCAAGGCCCAGAAGGATGCAGCCCGCACCAATGGCCGCTCCAATGCCGACCGCCAACGCGGCCGCGCGGCTTCGTAA
- a CDS encoding intradiol ring-cleavage dioxygenase, with product MTRINRRDAFRGLAITASGGLLMSQSAFAQEAAASASQTAALLQGADVCVIIPEVTEGPYYFDPAMERADITEGRPGIPTRLRLQVVDAACVPMSGARVDIWHCDASGVYSGYSGQGDDGSVDTTGETFMRGTQFTAENGIVEFETVYPSWYRGRTTHIHFKVFLDETNVLTGQIFFPDALSEYIYLNVAPYNDRSGARDTLNSNDSIAAQSTRAAFAFVKELEAEYLVAMIVGVDPTAQSAVGFGGGGRPAGGPPPDGAGGPPPGGGGPTGTAEQSTMTPPVKG from the coding sequence ATGACCAGGATCAATCGCCGCGATGCCTTCCGGGGCCTTGCGATTACCGCTTCGGGCGGCCTGCTGATGAGCCAATCGGCTTTCGCACAGGAAGCCGCCGCCTCTGCCAGCCAGACCGCCGCCCTGCTGCAAGGCGCCGATGTCTGCGTCATCATTCCTGAGGTCACCGAAGGCCCTTATTATTTCGATCCGGCCATGGAGCGCGCCGACATTACCGAGGGCCGTCCGGGCATTCCCACCCGCCTGCGGCTGCAGGTGGTCGATGCCGCTTGTGTGCCAATGAGCGGCGCCCGCGTCGATATCTGGCATTGCGACGCCAGTGGGGTCTATTCCGGCTATTCCGGCCAGGGCGATGACGGCAGCGTCGATACGACGGGCGAGACCTTCATGCGGGGGACGCAGTTCACGGCGGAAAACGGCATTGTCGAGTTCGAGACCGTCTATCCCAGCTGGTATCGCGGCCGCACCACCCATATCCATTTCAAGGTGTTTCTGGACGAAACCAATGTGCTGACCGGCCAGATCTTTTTTCCGGACGCGCTGAGCGAATATATCTACCTCAACGTCGCCCCCTATAACGACCGCAGCGGAGCGCGCGACACGCTCAATTCCAATGACAGCATCGCCGCCCAATCCACTCGCGCCGCCTTCGCCTTCGTCAAGGAATTGGAGGCCGAATATCTGGTGGCCATGATCGTGGGTGTGGACCCAACTGCGCAGTCAGCCGTGGGCTTTGGCGGCGGTGGCAGACCAGCCGGCGGACCGCCCCCGGATGGTGCAGGTGGCCCCCCGCCCGGTGGCGGTGGACCGACGGGCACGGCGGAGCAGAGCACCATGACGCCGCCGGTCAAGGGGTAA
- a CDS encoding 2-dehydropantoate 2-reductase, with amino-acid sequence MTTIAIIGPGAIGGTLAAWLAQDPALAVTVCARTPFDGLRVETPEGVITAQPDILSDPSQAQVVDWVLVCTKTYDAEATRPWLEGLAGPQTRVAIVQNGVEHVQLFAHLVPAQTIVPVMINLPAVRNAPGQIVQHRHGIIAVPAGPNGEAFAALFDKTEIEATAHEDFTSQLWIKLTTNSQSIVPTLTLRAPGPVWNEALENIVRGVVEECAAVGRAEGATIPQSVIDAAIAASMTMREGAVSGSFHADRLAGHRLEVDARNGVIVRLGRKHGIPTPMNGVLVTLLEASGSPWISK; translated from the coding sequence ATGACGACAATCGCCATTATCGGACCGGGCGCGATTGGCGGGACGCTGGCCGCCTGGCTGGCGCAGGATCCTGCGCTCGCGGTGACGGTCTGCGCACGGACGCCTTTTGACGGGCTGCGGGTCGAGACGCCGGAGGGCGTGATCACGGCCCAGCCGGACATTCTCAGCGACCCTTCCCAGGCCCAGGTCGTGGACTGGGTTCTGGTCTGCACCAAGACCTATGACGCGGAGGCCACAAGGCCCTGGCTCGAAGGACTGGCGGGGCCGCAGACGCGGGTGGCAATCGTGCAGAATGGCGTCGAACATGTGCAGCTCTTCGCCCATCTGGTGCCCGCTCAGACTATCGTGCCGGTGATGATCAACCTGCCGGCCGTGCGAAACGCGCCAGGGCAGATCGTGCAGCACCGGCATGGCATCATCGCCGTGCCGGCCGGGCCGAATGGCGAGGCTTTTGCGGCGCTGTTTGACAAGACCGAGATCGAAGCGACGGCGCATGAGGATTTCACCTCGCAGCTATGGATCAAGCTGACGACCAACAGCCAGTCCATCGTGCCGACGCTGACGCTGCGGGCTCCGGGGCCGGTATGGAACGAGGCGCTCGAAAACATCGTGCGTGGCGTAGTGGAAGAATGCGCGGCGGTGGGACGGGCCGAGGGCGCGACGATCCCGCAATCGGTCATCGACGCCGCGATCGCGGCGTCGATGACCATGCGCGAGGGCGCCGTTTCCGGCTCCTTCCACGCCGACCGGCTGGCCGGTCATAGGCTGGAGGTGGACGCCCGCAACGGGGTGATCGTGCGACTGGGCCGCAAGCACGGCATTCCGACGCCGATGAACGGGGTGCTGGTGACGCTGCTGGAGGCTTCGGGGAGTCCGTGGATTTCTAAGTAG
- a CDS encoding DUF1109 domain-containing protein, translating into MTDDLITRLAGELKPTPKRAVERRLLLALLVGVLVTVIGAYLVLDLMMGRPFGGADSAVMFWTKFGYTFAFGLLGLAAAPVLVRPEGRIVWPLAAAGILALLALSWGSMMWMRADWAMEMVMGKTAMVCPWLIVLAGLPVLTALLAAMRSLAPRSPTLAGFAAGLIAGGFGAWAYSFYCGETSMMFMAVWYSLGIALTALLGAALGKLVLRW; encoded by the coding sequence ATGACCGACGATCTCATCACCCGCCTCGCCGGCGAGCTGAAGCCGACCCCCAAACGCGCCGTCGAACGCCGCCTCCTGCTGGCCCTGCTGGTCGGCGTGCTGGTAACCGTCATCGGCGCCTATCTGGTGCTCGACCTCATGATGGGCCGCCCCTTTGGCGGCGCCGATAGCGCCGTGATGTTCTGGACCAAGTTCGGCTACACCTTTGCCTTCGGCCTGCTCGGCCTGGCCGCCGCGCCCGTGCTGGTGCGGCCCGAGGGCAGGATCGTCTGGCCGCTTGCCGCGGCGGGCATCCTGGCGCTTCTGGCGCTGAGCTGGGGCAGCATGATGTGGATGCGCGCCGACTGGGCGATGGAGATGGTGATGGGCAAGACGGCAATGGTCTGCCCCTGGCTCATCGTGCTGGCCGGCCTGCCGGTGCTCACGGCCCTGCTCGCCGCCATGCGCAGCCTGGCGCCACGCTCGCCCACCCTGGCCGGCTTTGCCGCCGGACTGATCGCCGGCGGCTTCGGCGCCTGGGCCTATAGTTTTTATTGCGGCGAGACGAGCATGATGTTCATGGCCGTCTGGTATTCGCTGGGCATCGCCCTGACCGCCCTACTCGGCGCGGCTTTGGGAAAACTGGTCCTGCGGTGGTAG
- a CDS encoding molybdopterin-dependent oxidoreductase: MSGLRLNRRKFLGMSAVAGSGLILSGCDQFDFLGQRDNQVRAVLEQANVLTYQVQRKLIGEQTLAREYSASEIRQGQRPNGSTNPSTAEYSALRAADFANYKLTIKGMVEQELQFSLAELRNMPARSQITRHDCVEGWSCIAKWTGTALGPILDMARVKPEARFCVYHCYDNIQTSLAGDILYYESSDLIDAYHPQTILAYGLNDQVLPVPNGAPIRVRIERALGYKQPKYVHTIELVDDLSPFGQGKGGYWPDNGYDWYGGI; encoded by the coding sequence ATGAGCGGTTTGAGGCTCAATCGCCGCAAGTTTCTGGGCATGTCGGCGGTCGCTGGGTCGGGACTGATCCTGTCCGGCTGCGATCAGTTCGACTTTCTCGGCCAGCGCGATAATCAGGTGCGGGCGGTGCTCGAACAGGCCAATGTGCTGACCTATCAGGTGCAGCGCAAGCTGATCGGCGAGCAGACGCTGGCGCGGGAATATTCGGCCAGCGAAATCCGCCAGGGGCAGCGGCCGAACGGCTCGACCAATCCGAGCACGGCCGAATATTCGGCGCTGCGGGCGGCCGATTTCGCCAATTACAAGCTGACCATCAAGGGCATGGTGGAGCAGGAGCTGCAATTCTCGCTGGCCGAATTGCGCAATATGCCGGCGCGCAGCCAGATCACGCGGCATGATTGCGTCGAGGGCTGGAGTTGCATCGCCAAATGGACCGGCACGGCTCTAGGGCCAATTCTGGATATGGCGCGGGTGAAGCCAGAGGCGCGGTTCTGCGTCTATCACTGCTACGACAATATCCAGACCTCGCTGGCCGGGGACATTCTCTATTATGAGAGCTCGGACCTGATCGACGCCTATCACCCCCAGACGATCCTGGCCTATGGGCTCAACGACCAGGTGCTGCCCGTGCCCAATGGCGCGCCGATCCGCGTGCGGATCGAGCGGGCGCTGGGCTACAAGCAGCCCAAATATGTGCATACGATCGAGCTGGTGGATGACCTCTCGCCCTTCGGGCAGGGCAAGGGCGGGTATTGGCCGGACAATGGGTATGACTGGTATGGGGGGATTTGA
- a CDS encoding sigma-70 family RNA polymerase sigma factor, whose amino-acid sequence MRGLMLGALDGDAAAYRRLLADLTRYLRPYFARRLSPAHAAHAEDLVQETLLAIHTRRMTYDPTRPFTAWLHAVAHHKFVDHVRRHAIRPTVPLDDDSPIFASDDSANAANRLDVEAVLGEVSPRTSDLIRQTRLEGASVTEAAARHGMTETAAKVSIHRGLKSLMARFAGGEK is encoded by the coding sequence TTGCGCGGGCTGATGCTCGGCGCGCTCGATGGCGATGCGGCCGCTTATCGCCGGTTGCTCGCCGATCTCACGCGCTATCTGCGGCCCTATTTCGCCCGGCGACTGAGCCCGGCCCATGCTGCGCATGCGGAGGACCTCGTGCAGGAAACCCTGCTGGCCATACATACCAGGCGCATGACCTACGACCCGACCCGTCCGTTCACCGCCTGGCTGCATGCCGTCGCCCACCACAAATTCGTCGACCATGTCCGCCGCCATGCCATCCGGCCCACCGTGCCGCTCGACGATGACTCCCCCATCTTTGCCAGCGACGACAGCGCCAATGCGGCCAACCGGCTCGATGTCGAGGCCGTGCTGGGCGAAGTCTCCCCGCGCACGTCCGATCTCATTCGCCAGACCCGCCTTGAAGGCGCCAGCGTCACCGAGGCGGCCGCCCGCCACGGCATGACCGAAACGGCCGCCAAGGTCTCCATCCACCGCGGCCTCAAATCGCTGATGGCGCGCTTTGCCGGAGGCGAAAAATGA